The Cervus elaphus chromosome 21, mCerEla1.1, whole genome shotgun sequence genome window below encodes:
- the LYPLA1 gene encoding acyl-protein thioesterase 1 isoform X2, translated as MRGPRSAVSSGSPRPQPTGRRSAGHCDARGAARRAAGARGAGGRRGRRGAGGRARAGARARGRARLAARTPLGPAGRPLRLPLPTRGRWSRCMCGNNMSAPLPAIVPAARKATAAVIFLHGLGDTGHGWAEAFAGIRSAHIKYICPHAPVMPVTLNMNMAMPSWFDIIGLSPDSLEDETGIKQAAENVKALIDQEVKNGIPSNRIILGGFSQGPIGGVNRDISILQCHGDLDPLVPLMFGSLTAEKLKTLVNPANVTFRTYAGMMHSSCQQEMMDIKQFIDKLLPPID; from the exons ATGCGCGGCCCGCGCTCGGCGGTCAGCTCAGGCAGCCCTCGGCCGCAGCCAACCGGGCGCCGCTCTGCCGGACATTGTGACGCGCGGGGAGCAGCGCGGAGGGCGGCAGGGGCGCGCGGGGCCGGAGGACGGCGCGGGCGGCGCGGGGCCGGGGGGCGCGCACGCGCCGGAGCGCGCGCCCGTGGGCGGGCCCGACTCGCCGCTCGCACGCCCTTGGGCCCGGCCGGGCGCCCGCTCCGTCTTCCGCTTCCGACGCGCGGCCGCTGGAGCCGGTGTATGTGCGGCAATAACATGTCGGCTCCGCTGCCCGCCATCGTGCCCGCCGCCCGGAAGGCCACCGCCGCG GTGATCTTCCTTCATGGATTGGGAGACACAGG GCATGGATGGGCAGAAGCCTTCGCCGGGATCAGAAGCGCCCACATCAAGTACATCTGCCCACATGC GCCGGTTATGCCTGTAACATTAAATATGAACATGGCCATGCCATCATG GTTTGACATTATTGGGCTTTCGCCAGATTCACTGGAGGATGAAACTGGAATTAAACAGGCAGCAGAAAATG taAAAGCTTTGATAGATCAAGAGGTGAAGAACGGCATTCCTTCTAACAGAATTATTTTGGGAGGATTTTCTCAG GGCCCTATTGGTGGCGTGAACAGAGACATTTCTATTCTTCAGTGCCATGGGGACCTGGATCCTCTAGTCCCCCTGATGTTCGGTTCTCTCACTGCTGAGAAGCTGAAGACATTGGTGAATCCAGCCAATGTGACCTTCAGAACCTACGCAGGCATGATGCACAGTTCATGTCAGCAG GAAATGATGGACATCAAGCAGTTCATTGATAAGCTCCTACCTCCCATTGACTGA
- the LYPLA1 gene encoding acyl-protein thioesterase 1 isoform X1 encodes MRGPRSAVSSGSPRPQPTGRRSAGHCDARGAARRAAGARGAGGRRGRRGAGGRARAGARARGRARLAARTPLGPAGRPLRLPLPTRGRWSRCMCGNNMSAPLPAIVPAARKATAAVIFLHGLGDTGHGWAEAFAGIRSAHIKYICPHAPVMPVTLNMNMAMPSWFDIIGLSPDSLEDETGIKQAAENVKALIDQEVKNGIPSNRIILGGFSQGGALSLYTALTTQQKLAGVTALSCWLPLRASFPQGPIGGVNRDISILQCHGDLDPLVPLMFGSLTAEKLKTLVNPANVTFRTYAGMMHSSCQQEMMDIKQFIDKLLPPID; translated from the exons ATGCGCGGCCCGCGCTCGGCGGTCAGCTCAGGCAGCCCTCGGCCGCAGCCAACCGGGCGCCGCTCTGCCGGACATTGTGACGCGCGGGGAGCAGCGCGGAGGGCGGCAGGGGCGCGCGGGGCCGGAGGACGGCGCGGGCGGCGCGGGGCCGGGGGGCGCGCACGCGCCGGAGCGCGCGCCCGTGGGCGGGCCCGACTCGCCGCTCGCACGCCCTTGGGCCCGGCCGGGCGCCCGCTCCGTCTTCCGCTTCCGACGCGCGGCCGCTGGAGCCGGTGTATGTGCGGCAATAACATGTCGGCTCCGCTGCCCGCCATCGTGCCCGCCGCCCGGAAGGCCACCGCCGCG GTGATCTTCCTTCATGGATTGGGAGACACAGG GCATGGATGGGCAGAAGCCTTCGCCGGGATCAGAAGCGCCCACATCAAGTACATCTGCCCACATGC GCCGGTTATGCCTGTAACATTAAATATGAACATGGCCATGCCATCATG GTTTGACATTATTGGGCTTTCGCCAGATTCACTGGAGGATGAAACTGGAATTAAACAGGCAGCAGAAAATG taAAAGCTTTGATAGATCAAGAGGTGAAGAACGGCATTCCTTCTAACAGAATTATTTTGGGAGGATTTTCTCAG GGAGGAGCTTTATCTCTGTACACGGCTCTGACCACACAGCAGAAGCTGGCCGGGGTCACCGCTCTGAGCTGCTGGCTGCCACTGCGGGCTTCGTTTCCACAG GGCCCTATTGGTGGCGTGAACAGAGACATTTCTATTCTTCAGTGCCATGGGGACCTGGATCCTCTAGTCCCCCTGATGTTCGGTTCTCTCACTGCTGAGAAGCTGAAGACATTGGTGAATCCAGCCAATGTGACCTTCAGAACCTACGCAGGCATGATGCACAGTTCATGTCAGCAG GAAATGATGGACATCAAGCAGTTCATTGATAAGCTCCTACCTCCCATTGACTGA
- the LYPLA1 gene encoding acyl-protein thioesterase 1 isoform X3 has product MPVTLNMNMAMPSWFDIIGLSPDSLEDETGIKQAAENVKALIDQEVKNGIPSNRIILGGFSQGGALSLYTALTTQQKLAGVTALSCWLPLRASFPQGPIGGVNRDISILQCHGDLDPLVPLMFGSLTAEKLKTLVNPANVTFRTYAGMMHSSCQQEMMDIKQFIDKLLPPID; this is encoded by the exons ATGCCTGTAACATTAAATATGAACATGGCCATGCCATCATG GTTTGACATTATTGGGCTTTCGCCAGATTCACTGGAGGATGAAACTGGAATTAAACAGGCAGCAGAAAATG taAAAGCTTTGATAGATCAAGAGGTGAAGAACGGCATTCCTTCTAACAGAATTATTTTGGGAGGATTTTCTCAG GGAGGAGCTTTATCTCTGTACACGGCTCTGACCACACAGCAGAAGCTGGCCGGGGTCACCGCTCTGAGCTGCTGGCTGCCACTGCGGGCTTCGTTTCCACAG GGCCCTATTGGTGGCGTGAACAGAGACATTTCTATTCTTCAGTGCCATGGGGACCTGGATCCTCTAGTCCCCCTGATGTTCGGTTCTCTCACTGCTGAGAAGCTGAAGACATTGGTGAATCCAGCCAATGTGACCTTCAGAACCTACGCAGGCATGATGCACAGTTCATGTCAGCAG GAAATGATGGACATCAAGCAGTTCATTGATAAGCTCCTACCTCCCATTGACTGA